TGCAGTGCCTGTTATGGGCAAGAGTCAATTTTTTGTCTTGAGTTATCCACCTTCCCCCTCGTTTTTCGTTATCAGAGTTTGGGCCCTGTGTGGCTCGTGTTGCCCAGCGCTTGTCATGCCGTTTCCTGGGCGGGTCCTGACTTGCTGTTCGTTCACGAAGTCGTGTCATTTTGTTGCAGTTGCCCATCCTCTTGCACAGGAGTTCACCTTTCCACCTGAGTTTGCAGCCAATATGTTCAGAGACCCAGAGCTGAGACAGCTTGCCCAGGCCTTGCCATCCATCCTGGTCCACGACAGGGCGGCGTCAACTGTGTCCACATACCTGGGAGCGTACAAGTCCTGGAAAGCATGGGCGTTGCGGCACAATGCTTCCGTCTTGCCTGCAGACTCCGTTACATTTGCCCTCTATGTGGTGTCTCTTATTCAGGAGGCGAGATCTATGTCTACAGTTAACTCAGCAGTTTATGGGGTGAATTATGTGCACAAGAAGAGTGGCTACCCTGAAGTGAGTGAACACCCAGTGGTTAAGCAGCTACTGGACGCTGCCAAAAGAATCCTTGCCAGGCCACCGACTCGCATGAAGCCGCTGTCTATTGACCAGGTGCGGTCCTTGCTCACCCGTCTTGGAGGAGGCACGGTCGCCGATCTCCAGTTAGCAGCTCTACTTGCCTTGGGGTTCTTTGGGTTTTTGCGGTGGGACGACTTACACCACCTATCAGTGGACAGTCTGAACTTTGGAGTATCACATGTTGCAATCTTCTTGGGAAGACGTAAGAACGACCAGTTTCGCAAAGGCTCGTGGGTGTTTATTGCCCGTAGCAGTACCCCTCCCTGCCCAGTTGGGGTTGTGGAGAAGTTTTTAAGGATCGGTGGTCATCGCAAGGGGTCTAAGCTATTTCGTCGCGTGCAGAGCACCAAGCGGGGTGTCTACCTAAGGGATCAGCTCATGTCCTATAGTCGTGCCAAGGAGTTGTTGAGGAAGGAGCTTAAGCGTGAGGGGTTAGACTCAAGCCTCTTTGGTATCGACAGCCTACGCTCTGGAGGTGCTTCGGCAGCTGCTGCTTTGGAAGTGCCAGATCGGCTGTTCCAGAGGCACGGAGGATGGCGTAGCGAAAAGGCCAGGAACAATTACGTTGAGGAGTCTCTTGACTCGCTCCTTCTTGTATCACAGTCTATCTTGCAACACTAGTTTGTTCGCACCTTCGCTAGGCCATATTTGTCTTGTTCACTGCATGTTAGGAACATTGAACTTGTGCATGTGCACATTTCCTTGCGCTCTTTGCTTTATACAGTTGCATGGTTTGGCTTGGCATGGCTACCAGTTGTGTGTGAGAAGTGTTGTTTTCCGCTGGCTGAGGCACGAAAAAAgcggaaaacgtttttctcACACACATCTGGGGGTCTGGGTGCTAGTGTGCGGGAGGTAGAGGTCACATGGCTTATGAGATTTCCCACTTTTCTTGTTGCCGTTCGCCATTGCCTGACCTCCCGCCCACCCACCCTTCTAGTTTTTTCTGGACGTTTTTTCCTTGGAAGATagttttttccatttcctgTTTGTTGTGTGGATTTTTAATTGTATCCATTCTTTTAGTTACTGCAGTTTTCATATTATTTTCTGGATTAGTTTGTTTGTCCTGTTATAATCCACTCTTTCAAGATAATTGTTCTTTCATTGATTTAGTCTGTGGTTAATAAAGGTCAGGCTGCATGGTTCGGCTTGGCATGGCTACCAGTTGTGtgtgagaaataattattgctgattTAAAAAGTGATTCTGATGtatttcattgcaaaaaagaATGTATggaccattttaaaaactgaTTGTATCAATTAGCTGTAAGTTTTCTCAGCAAAAAGTAAAGtaaatcaataaaatatttttcaatcccaaaaaaattcataaaataaattaaatgagTGACAGCTTGAGCATCACAAATacatcaaaatagaaaatatcaattaaattacaatatttacatAGCAGAGTGTTTCTTTCAATCTGAAATAGAAGAAAGGAATG
This sequence is a window from Acropora palmata chromosome 6, jaAcrPala1.3, whole genome shotgun sequence. Protein-coding genes within it:
- the LOC141885100 gene encoding integrase/recombinase xerD homolog, with translation MSTVNSAVYGVNYVHKKSGYPEVSEHPVVKQLLDAAKRILARPPTRMKPLSIDQVRSLLTRLGGGTVADLQLAALLALGFFGFLRWDDLHHLSVDSLNFGVSHVAIFLGRRKNDQFRKGSWVFIARSSTPPCPVGVVEKFLRIGGHRKGSKLFRRVQSTKRGVYLRDQLMSYSRAKELLRKELKREGLDSSLFGIDSLRSGGASAAAALEVPDRLFQRHGGWRSEKARNNYVEESLDSLLLVSQSILQH